The following coding sequences are from one Nicotiana tabacum cultivar K326 chromosome 1, ASM71507v2, whole genome shotgun sequence window:
- the LOC107825716 gene encoding ubiquitin carboxyl-terminal hydrolase 27-like isoform X2 yields MKIHGNIDSYSLVDKFKRGFKSHWVSAHGVQVSVAATLLSIAGFIFAIKDVKLRNEKHSSKSYYWTIPGLQNLGNNCFLNVVLQALASCKSFNKFLEHVVEEYEGSSMEGSGDLPVIAALASLIEELCIARHGRAVLSPRRLMHTMSSYIPNFNLTSQQISLDFQLFHSLHLVPVLSIVGAIMPGCSMEHCLKQFFVAEQLENYKCSHCWHIAAIKFVSAMDENEAIVEKLKLCNEEDSCDCKELPCLARLPWSNSFSRTFKQLSIGRSPKVLCLHLQRASINVFGEPVKLQGHISFPLILDLAPFVKNGVGTKNREGNLQIGKIKHQQQSFPLFDYLNLQDNNEMLNCITQSERTFSTEVEDTAALCVSNSCGVNAPKSISTLLDTGGYKEMSLNQLPPHSGNQGEASSITLSKHHKYRLASVVQHFGRVGSGHYTVYRRATAKISEDDPAGLLGSIVDQWFCISDTDMHSVSEKDVLDAEATLLFYEKISDC; encoded by the exons ATGAAAATTCATGGAAATATAGATTCTTATTCACTTGTAGACAAATTCAAACGTGGGTTTAAATCCCATTGGGTCAGTGCTCATGGGGTTCAAGTCTCAGTTGCTGCTACTCTACTAAGTATTGCTGGTTTCATATTTGCAATTAAAGATGTCAAACTCAGAAACGAGAAACATAGTTCGAAGAGTTATTATTGGACAATACCTGGATTGCAAAATCTTGGAAATAATTGCTTCCTGAATGTTGTTTTACAG GCTTTAGCTAGCTGTAAGAGCTTTAACAAATTTCTTGAGCACGTTGTGGAGGAATATGAGGGTTCATCAATGGAAGGAAGTGGAGACCTGCCAGTTATTGCTGCTTTGGCTTCGCTCATAGAAG AATTATGTATTGCACGACATGGAAGAGCTGTTCTAAGTCCACGGAGATTGATGCATACCATGAGTAGTTACATTCCTAATTTCAATCTAACTAGCCAGCAG ATCTCTTTGGATTTTCAGTTGTTCCATAGCTTGCATCTTGTGCCAGTGTTAAGCATTGTTGGGGCCATT ATGCCTGGGTGTTCCATGGAGCATTGCCTGAAGCAGTTCTTTGTTGCAGAACAACTCGAAAACTATAAGTGCAGCCACTGTTGGCATATTGCTGCCATAAAGTTTGTCTCTGCCATGGATGAAAATGAG GCTATTGTTGAAAAGCTTAAGCTGTGCAATGAGGAAGATTCCTGTGATTGCAAAGAGCTACCATGCCTTGCAAGATTACCATGGTCCAATAGCTTCTCACGCACTTTCAAGCAACTCAGTATTGGCCGGAGTCCTAAG GTTCTATGTCTTCATTTACAACGTGCTTCTATAAATGTATTTGGAGAACCGGTCAAACTTCAG GGCCATATTTCGTTTCcattgattttggacttggctCCCTTTGTGAAGAATGGAGTGGGGACAAAGAATCGCGAAGGGAATCTGCAAATAGGAAAAATAAAGCATCAGCAACAGTCTTTCCCTTTGTTTGATTACTTAAATCTGCAAGATAATAACGAGATGTTAAATTGCATCACCCAAAGTGAAAGAACGTTTTCTACAGAAGTAGAAGATACGGCTGCTTTGTGTGTCTCAAATAGTTGTGGTGTTAATGCACCAAAGTCAATATCAACTTTGCTCGATACAGGAGGCTACAAGGAGATGAGCTTAAATCAGCTGCCTCCACATTCTGGCAATCAG GGTGAAGCTTCCTCAATAACACTTTCCAAACATCATAAGTATCGACTAGCCTCTGTTGTGCAGCACTTTGGAAGAGTTGGTAGCGGGCATTACACCGTTTACAGACGAGCAACAGCAAAAATAAGCGAAGACGATCCTGCAGGACTACTGGGATCTATTGTTGATCAGTGGTTTTGCATCTCAGATACCGACATGCATAGTGTTTCTGAGAAAGATGTTCTAGATGCTGAGGCAACCTTACTATTCTATGAAAAAATTTCTGATTGTTAA
- the LOC107825716 gene encoding ubiquitin carboxyl-terminal hydrolase 27-like isoform X1, which yields MKIHGNIDSYSLVDKFKRGFKSHWVSAHGVQVSVAATLLSIAGFIFAIKDVKLRNEKHSSKSYYWTIPGLQNLGNNCFLNVVLQALASCKSFNKFLEHVVEEYEGSSMEGSGDLPVIAALASLIEELCIARHGRAVLSPRRLMHTMSSYIPNFNLTSQQDAEEALSHLLSSLRAELSESYVHDNSSLADVTTLPNCRIVRQRMEGESEQERWQQSFLGPFNGILGSFLTCQSCSFQISLDFQLFHSLHLVPVLSIVGAIMPGCSMEHCLKQFFVAEQLENYKCSHCWHIAAIKFVSAMDENEAIVEKLKLCNEEDSCDCKELPCLARLPWSNSFSRTFKQLSIGRSPKVLCLHLQRASINVFGEPVKLQGHISFPLILDLAPFVKNGVGTKNREGNLQIGKIKHQQQSFPLFDYLNLQDNNEMLNCITQSERTFSTEVEDTAALCVSNSCGVNAPKSISTLLDTGGYKEMSLNQLPPHSGNQGEASSITLSKHHKYRLASVVQHFGRVGSGHYTVYRRATAKISEDDPAGLLGSIVDQWFCISDTDMHSVSEKDVLDAEATLLFYEKISDC from the exons ATGAAAATTCATGGAAATATAGATTCTTATTCACTTGTAGACAAATTCAAACGTGGGTTTAAATCCCATTGGGTCAGTGCTCATGGGGTTCAAGTCTCAGTTGCTGCTACTCTACTAAGTATTGCTGGTTTCATATTTGCAATTAAAGATGTCAAACTCAGAAACGAGAAACATAGTTCGAAGAGTTATTATTGGACAATACCTGGATTGCAAAATCTTGGAAATAATTGCTTCCTGAATGTTGTTTTACAG GCTTTAGCTAGCTGTAAGAGCTTTAACAAATTTCTTGAGCACGTTGTGGAGGAATATGAGGGTTCATCAATGGAAGGAAGTGGAGACCTGCCAGTTATTGCTGCTTTGGCTTCGCTCATAGAAG AATTATGTATTGCACGACATGGAAGAGCTGTTCTAAGTCCACGGAGATTGATGCATACCATGAGTAGTTACATTCCTAATTTCAATCTAACTAGCCAGCAG GATGCAGAGGAAGCACTCTCCCATCTTTTATCTTCTTTAAGAGCCGAATTGTCAGAATCTTATGTTCATGATAACAGCTCTTTGGCGGATGTAACTACACTTCCTAATTGTAGGATTGTTAGGCAGAGGATGGAAGGAGAAAGCGAACAGGAGAGATGGCAGCAAAGTTTTCTTGGGCCTTTTAATGGGATTCTTGGTAGCTTTTTAACCTGCCAAAGTTGTTCGTTTCAG ATCTCTTTGGATTTTCAGTTGTTCCATAGCTTGCATCTTGTGCCAGTGTTAAGCATTGTTGGGGCCATT ATGCCTGGGTGTTCCATGGAGCATTGCCTGAAGCAGTTCTTTGTTGCAGAACAACTCGAAAACTATAAGTGCAGCCACTGTTGGCATATTGCTGCCATAAAGTTTGTCTCTGCCATGGATGAAAATGAG GCTATTGTTGAAAAGCTTAAGCTGTGCAATGAGGAAGATTCCTGTGATTGCAAAGAGCTACCATGCCTTGCAAGATTACCATGGTCCAATAGCTTCTCACGCACTTTCAAGCAACTCAGTATTGGCCGGAGTCCTAAG GTTCTATGTCTTCATTTACAACGTGCTTCTATAAATGTATTTGGAGAACCGGTCAAACTTCAG GGCCATATTTCGTTTCcattgattttggacttggctCCCTTTGTGAAGAATGGAGTGGGGACAAAGAATCGCGAAGGGAATCTGCAAATAGGAAAAATAAAGCATCAGCAACAGTCTTTCCCTTTGTTTGATTACTTAAATCTGCAAGATAATAACGAGATGTTAAATTGCATCACCCAAAGTGAAAGAACGTTTTCTACAGAAGTAGAAGATACGGCTGCTTTGTGTGTCTCAAATAGTTGTGGTGTTAATGCACCAAAGTCAATATCAACTTTGCTCGATACAGGAGGCTACAAGGAGATGAGCTTAAATCAGCTGCCTCCACATTCTGGCAATCAG GGTGAAGCTTCCTCAATAACACTTTCCAAACATCATAAGTATCGACTAGCCTCTGTTGTGCAGCACTTTGGAAGAGTTGGTAGCGGGCATTACACCGTTTACAGACGAGCAACAGCAAAAATAAGCGAAGACGATCCTGCAGGACTACTGGGATCTATTGTTGATCAGTGGTTTTGCATCTCAGATACCGACATGCATAGTGTTTCTGAGAAAGATGTTCTAGATGCTGAGGCAACCTTACTATTCTATGAAAAAATTTCTGATTGTTAA